The Streptomyces sp. RKAG293 genome includes a region encoding these proteins:
- a CDS encoding SGNH/GDSL hydrolase family protein gives MRPFLRGFLATAAASLLLAGCSGGGPAPHEKPAVPVSRKPVPRPTPTWNAHPASIAALGDSITRGFDACSLLADCPEVSWVTGTRSQVDSIAGRVLSATGIAANSWNLARSGARMSDLPDQAVAAAAKKPSLVTVLMGSNDACRDSADDMTPVADFRADFTRAMTGLHSALPKSQVFVASIPDLKRLWEVGKENPLGKQIWKLGICPSMLRDADSVSESAQTRRDAVRARVVAYNRVLKEVCAKYEHCRYDGGAVFDYRFTSDELSSWDWFHPNAQGQAQLARILYTAAFAKP, from the coding sequence ATGCGACCGTTCCTGCGAGGTTTCCTGGCCACTGCCGCCGCCTCCCTGTTGCTGGCCGGATGCTCCGGCGGGGGACCCGCACCGCACGAGAAACCGGCCGTACCGGTCAGCCGCAAACCTGTTCCCCGGCCCACCCCCACGTGGAACGCGCACCCCGCGTCGATCGCCGCGCTGGGCGATTCCATCACCCGTGGCTTCGACGCCTGTTCCCTGCTGGCGGACTGCCCGGAGGTCTCCTGGGTCACCGGCACCCGCAGCCAAGTGGACAGCATCGCGGGCCGGGTGCTGAGCGCCACCGGTATCGCCGCCAACAGCTGGAACCTCGCCAGGAGCGGCGCCCGGATGTCGGATCTGCCGGACCAGGCGGTGGCCGCCGCCGCGAAGAAGCCGTCGCTGGTGACGGTGCTGATGGGCTCCAACGACGCCTGCCGGGACTCCGCCGACGACATGACACCGGTGGCCGACTTCCGCGCCGACTTCACCCGGGCGATGACCGGGCTGCACAGCGCCCTGCCGAAGTCCCAGGTGTTCGTGGCGAGCATCCCCGACCTCAAGCGGCTGTGGGAGGTGGGCAAGGAGAACCCGCTCGGCAAGCAGATCTGGAAGCTCGGCATCTGCCCCTCGATGCTGCGCGACGCGGACTCGGTGAGCGAGAGCGCGCAGACCCGGCGGGACGCGGTCCGGGCGCGGGTGGTGGCGTACAACCGGGTCCTCAAGGAGGTCTGCGCGAAGTACGAGCACTGCCGCTACGACGGCGGAGCGGTCTTCGACTACCGCTTCACGTCGGACGAGTTGAGCAGCTGGGACTGGTTCCACCCCAACGCCCAGGGACAGGCGCAGCTCGCCCGGATCCTCTACACGGCGGCCTTCGCGAAACCGTGA
- a CDS encoding DUF3145 domain-containing protein — MTTRGVLYVHSAPRALCPHVEWAVAGVLGVRVSLDWIRQPVSPGTWRAEFSWQGEPGTASKLASALRGWHLLRFEVTAEPCPAAEGERYSCTPELGIFHAVTGMHGDILIPEDRLRAALQRARTGEADLETEVARLLGKPWDDELEPFRYAGEGAPVRWLHQVV, encoded by the coding sequence GTGACGACACGTGGAGTTCTGTACGTTCACTCCGCACCGCGCGCGCTGTGCCCGCACGTCGAATGGGCCGTCGCGGGCGTCCTCGGCGTGCGCGTAAGCCTCGACTGGATCCGCCAGCCCGTCTCACCGGGCACCTGGCGGGCCGAGTTCTCCTGGCAGGGGGAGCCCGGTACGGCCTCGAAGCTGGCGTCCGCCCTGCGCGGCTGGCACCTGCTGCGCTTCGAAGTCACGGCCGAACCCTGCCCGGCCGCCGAAGGGGAGAGATACAGCTGCACCCCCGAACTCGGCATCTTCCACGCCGTCACGGGCATGCACGGCGACATCCTCATCCCCGAGGACCGGCTCCGCGCCGCGCTCCAGCGGGCCCGCACGGGTGAGGCGGATCTGGAGACCGAGGTCGCCAGGCTGCTCGGCAAACCGTGGGACGACGAGCTCGAGCCGTTCCGGTACGCGGGCGAGGGCGCACCGGTGCGCTGGCTGCACCAGGTCGTGTGA
- a CDS encoding beta-ketoacyl-[acyl-carrier-protein] synthase family protein gives MNSTNRTVVVTGIGATTPLGGDSASTWEGLVAGRSGISALEQDWAAELPVRIAGQIAVEPSEILPRPLLRKLDRSAQFALIAAREAWADAGFTGKAGEDSSIDPDRLGTVVASGIGGVTTLLGQYDVLKEQGVRKVSPHTVPMLMPNSPSANVGLEVNARAGVHSLVSACASGAEAVGYAIEMIRTGRADVVVAGGTEAAIHPLPIVAFANMMAMSKNNDDPHGASRPYDKGRDGFVLGEGAGVIVLESAEHAAQRGAKVYCEALGQGLSADSHHIAQPEPTGRGISAALEHLIASTGLDTSEIVHLNAHATSTPQGDVAEVKALGKVLGHELDHIAISATKSMTGHLLGGAGGIESVATVLALHNRLAPPTINIVDLDDEVDAKLVSTKAKPLPEGPIIALNNSFGFGGHNVVLAFRTV, from the coding sequence GTGAACTCGACCAATCGCACCGTGGTCGTCACCGGTATCGGCGCAACCACACCGCTGGGTGGCGACAGCGCGTCGACCTGGGAAGGCCTGGTCGCCGGACGTTCCGGTATCAGCGCCCTGGAGCAGGACTGGGCAGCCGAGCTGCCGGTCCGCATCGCCGGTCAGATCGCCGTCGAACCGTCGGAGATCCTGCCGCGCCCGCTGCTCCGCAAGCTGGACCGCTCGGCGCAGTTCGCGCTGATCGCGGCTCGCGAGGCGTGGGCCGACGCGGGCTTCACCGGCAAGGCCGGCGAGGACTCCTCGATCGACCCTGACCGGCTCGGCACCGTCGTCGCCTCCGGCATCGGCGGCGTCACGACGCTGCTGGGCCAGTACGACGTGCTCAAGGAGCAGGGCGTCCGCAAGGTCTCCCCGCACACCGTTCCGATGCTCATGCCGAACAGCCCGTCCGCCAACGTCGGCCTCGAGGTCAACGCGCGGGCCGGCGTTCACTCGTTGGTGAGCGCGTGCGCCTCCGGCGCGGAAGCGGTCGGCTATGCCATCGAGATGATCCGCACCGGCCGCGCCGACGTGGTCGTCGCGGGCGGCACCGAGGCGGCCATCCACCCGCTGCCGATCGTCGCCTTCGCCAACATGATGGCGATGTCGAAGAACAACGACGACCCGCACGGCGCTTCGCGCCCGTACGACAAGGGCCGTGACGGCTTCGTCCTCGGTGAGGGCGCGGGCGTCATCGTCCTGGAGTCGGCCGAGCACGCCGCGCAGCGCGGTGCCAAGGTCTACTGCGAGGCGCTGGGCCAGGGCCTGTCCGCGGACAGCCACCACATCGCCCAGCCCGAGCCGACCGGCCGCGGCATCTCCGCCGCGCTGGAGCACCTGATCGCCTCCACCGGTCTGGACACCTCCGAGATCGTGCACCTGAACGCGCACGCCACCTCGACCCCGCAGGGTGACGTCGCGGAGGTCAAGGCGCTCGGCAAGGTGCTGGGCCACGAGCTGGACCACATCGCGATCTCCGCCACCAAGTCGATGACCGGGCACCTGCTCGGCGGCGCCGGCGGCATCGAGTCCGTCGCCACCGTGCTCGCGCTCCACAACCGCCTCGCCCCGCCGACGATCAACATCGTCGACCTGGACGACGAGGTCGACGCGAAGCTGGTCTCCACCAAGGCGAAGCCGCTGCCGGAGGGCCCGATCATCGCCCTCAACAACTCGTTCGGCTTCGGCGGTCACAACGTCGTCCTGGCGTTCCGCACCGTCTGA
- a CDS encoding acyl carrier protein — protein sequence MAATQAEILEGLAEIVNEIAGIPVEDVQTEKSFTDDLDVDSLSMVEVVVAAEERFETKIPDDAVKDLKTVGDAVDYILKNQA from the coding sequence ATGGCCGCCACCCAGGCAGAGATCCTCGAAGGCCTCGCCGAGATCGTCAACGAGATCGCCGGCATCCCGGTCGAGGACGTCCAGACGGAGAAGTCCTTCACCGACGACCTGGACGTCGACTCCCTGTCCATGGTCGAGGTCGTCGTGGCCGCTGAAGAGCGTTTCGAGACCAAGATCCCGGACGACGCCGTCAAGGACCTCAAGACCGTCGGCGACGCCGTCGACTACATCCTCAAGAACCAGGCCTGA
- a CDS encoding MFS transporter, which translates to MDTKNALHRYRWLGYTAVIAASVMDLLDSTVANVAAPAIRTGLGGSYADLQWIAAGYTLAMAVALLTGGRLGDMYGRKRVLLAGIAGFTLTSMLCAAAQSPQTLIVARIAQGVCGAVMLPQGFGLTRDLFPASEMKKAWGIFGPLMGLSAVMGPIIAGVLIHADLFGTGWRMIFGINLPIGAFAFVMGWKYLPDVAPTARGARLDLPGVLLAGTGAFLLVFPLVQGRELGWPTWVLVMLVASLPVLAVFARYQVLRKRSGRTPLVEPSVFTKRAYVSGVAFAIAFTASMGGMILTLGIFLQLGLGYTALHSSLTTAPWALGALFGSAFGGIMMARLGRRILHLGLILMGGGLLALYGVFQWAGADITDWDFAAPLLVGGAGMGMIFVPLFDIILNGVDGHEIGSASGTLQALQQLGMTLGFAVLGTVFFNILSDARPGPAGHIEAALDAAGTTALCTVGLIALAFVLGFFLPKTVRAAEESEEDVAAGRELALV; encoded by the coding sequence ATGGACACGAAGAACGCACTTCACCGGTACCGCTGGCTCGGGTACACCGCCGTCATCGCGGCGAGCGTCATGGACCTGCTGGACTCGACCGTGGCCAATGTCGCGGCGCCCGCGATCCGCACCGGACTTGGCGGCTCGTACGCCGACCTCCAGTGGATCGCGGCGGGCTACACCCTCGCCATGGCGGTCGCGCTGCTCACCGGCGGACGGCTGGGCGACATGTACGGCCGCAAGCGGGTCCTGCTGGCCGGGATCGCCGGGTTCACGCTCACCTCGATGCTGTGCGCGGCGGCGCAGTCCCCGCAGACGCTGATCGTGGCGCGGATCGCGCAGGGGGTGTGCGGCGCGGTGATGCTGCCGCAGGGCTTCGGGCTGACCCGGGACCTGTTCCCCGCCTCCGAGATGAAGAAGGCGTGGGGGATCTTCGGTCCGCTGATGGGGCTGTCCGCGGTGATGGGCCCGATCATCGCCGGTGTGCTGATCCACGCGGACCTGTTCGGCACCGGCTGGCGCATGATCTTCGGCATCAACCTGCCGATCGGCGCGTTCGCGTTCGTGATGGGCTGGAAGTACCTGCCGGACGTGGCCCCGACCGCCCGCGGCGCGCGGCTGGACCTCCCCGGGGTGCTGCTCGCCGGAACCGGCGCCTTCCTGCTGGTCTTCCCGCTGGTGCAGGGCCGTGAACTGGGCTGGCCCACCTGGGTGCTGGTGATGCTCGTCGCCTCGCTGCCGGTGCTGGCCGTCTTCGCCCGCTACCAGGTGCTGCGCAAGCGTTCCGGCCGCACCCCGCTGGTGGAGCCGAGCGTCTTCACCAAGCGGGCCTACGTCTCCGGGGTCGCGTTCGCCATCGCCTTCACCGCGTCCATGGGCGGCATGATCCTCACCCTCGGCATCTTCCTGCAGCTCGGCCTCGGCTACACCGCCCTGCACTCCAGCCTGACCACGGCGCCCTGGGCGCTGGGCGCGCTCTTCGGCTCCGCCTTCGGCGGCATCATGATGGCCCGCCTCGGCCGCCGCATCCTGCACCTCGGCCTGATCCTGATGGGCGGCGGACTGCTCGCCCTCTACGGTGTCTTCCAGTGGGCCGGCGCGGACATCACGGACTGGGACTTCGCGGCCCCGCTGCTGGTCGGCGGCGCCGGGATGGGCATGATCTTCGTGCCGCTCTTCGACATCATCCTCAACGGCGTCGACGGCCACGAGATCGGCTCCGCCTCGGGCACCCTGCAGGCGCTCCAGCAGCTCGGCATGACGCTCGGCTTCGCCGTCCTCGGCACCGTCTTCTTCAACATCCTCAGCGACGCCCGGCCCGGCCCCGCCGGCCACATCGAGGCCGCGCTGGACGCCGCGGGGACTACGGCGCTGTGCACCGTGGGGCTGATCGCGCTGGCCTTCGTGCTCGGCTTCTTCCTCCCGAAGACGGTCCGCGCCGCGGAGGAATCAGAAGAGGACGTCGCGGCCGGCCGCGAACTCGCACTCGTCTGA
- a CDS encoding TetR/AcrR family transcriptional regulator: protein MSPRKSAAEAHRTRERIVERSVAVASVDGLDGLTIGRLALDLGISKSGLLGHFGTKEALQLAALRRASEVFSRAVWEPASGTEPGLARLRALCEAWTTYLHRERATFPGGCLFTTSAVEFDARLPGPVRDAVVKLHQTWRHRLLADIRHAVTAGELPAGSDPEQLVFELTGIFFSLNHMVQLFGDTTAPDRARRAVARLLGGPAAN from the coding sequence ATGAGTCCCAGGAAGTCGGCCGCCGAGGCGCACCGCACCCGTGAGCGCATCGTCGAGCGCAGCGTCGCGGTGGCCTCGGTCGACGGTCTCGACGGGCTGACGATCGGCCGCCTCGCCCTCGACCTCGGCATCAGCAAGTCGGGCCTGCTGGGCCACTTCGGCACCAAGGAGGCCCTGCAGCTCGCGGCCCTGCGCCGGGCGTCCGAGGTGTTCTCCCGGGCGGTCTGGGAACCGGCCTCGGGCACCGAACCGGGGCTGGCCAGGCTGCGCGCGCTGTGCGAGGCGTGGACGACGTATCTGCACCGCGAACGCGCGACGTTCCCCGGCGGCTGTCTCTTCACGACCTCCGCCGTGGAGTTCGACGCCCGGCTGCCGGGACCGGTGCGGGACGCCGTGGTGAAACTCCATCAGACGTGGCGGCACCGGCTGCTGGCCGACATCCGGCACGCGGTGACGGCGGGCGAACTGCCGGCCGGCTCCGACCCCGAGCAGCTGGTCTTCGAACTGACCGGGATCTTCTTCAGCCTCAACCACATGGTCCAGCTCTTCGGCGACACGACCGCCCCCGACCGCGCCCGCCGCGCGGTCGCGCGACTGCTGGGCGGACCCGCCGCGAACTGA
- a CDS encoding beta-ketoacyl-ACP synthase III, whose product MWEAPGSRIAAMGHYQPGEVLTNDDLAGLVDTSDEWIRQRTGIATRHIARQESVTDLAAAAGGKALAAAGLDPAEIGLVIVATSSAIDRCPTVAAQTAGRLGIPSAVAYDLNNACTGFVTALATADHSLRAGAARHALVIGAEKMSDLTDWTDRTTCVLLGDGAGAAVVSAQEGGDAGIGPVVWGSDPARGDAVRLQDDWQPRFRQNGQTVFRWATTELAPVAVEACRRAGLTPAGLGGIVTHQANLRIIDSLVRQLDAPQAVVARDVTVSGNTSAASIPLALSKLVEDRTIPRGAPVLLLGFGGGLSWAAQVVACP is encoded by the coding sequence ATGTGGGAAGCACCGGGAAGCCGTATCGCCGCCATGGGCCACTACCAGCCGGGTGAGGTCCTCACCAACGACGACCTCGCCGGCCTCGTCGACACCAGCGACGAGTGGATCCGGCAGCGCACCGGAATCGCGACCCGCCACATCGCCCGCCAGGAGTCGGTCACCGACCTGGCCGCCGCGGCCGGCGGCAAGGCGCTCGCCGCCGCCGGGCTCGACCCCGCCGAGATCGGGCTGGTCATCGTGGCCACATCCAGCGCGATCGACCGCTGCCCCACCGTCGCCGCTCAGACCGCGGGCCGGCTGGGCATACCGTCGGCCGTCGCATACGACCTCAACAACGCCTGCACGGGCTTCGTCACCGCCCTCGCCACCGCGGACCACTCACTGCGCGCAGGGGCCGCGCGGCACGCGCTCGTCATCGGCGCCGAGAAGATGTCCGACCTCACGGACTGGACCGACCGCACCACCTGCGTCCTCCTCGGCGACGGCGCGGGCGCGGCGGTCGTCAGCGCCCAGGAGGGCGGGGACGCCGGCATCGGTCCCGTCGTCTGGGGCTCCGACCCCGCCCGCGGGGACGCCGTCCGCCTCCAGGACGACTGGCAGCCGCGCTTCCGGCAGAACGGCCAGACGGTCTTCCGCTGGGCCACCACCGAGTTGGCGCCCGTCGCCGTCGAGGCCTGCCGCCGCGCCGGTCTCACCCCCGCGGGCCTGGGCGGCATCGTCACCCACCAGGCGAACCTGCGGATCATCGACTCGCTGGTGCGCCAACTGGACGCCCCGCAGGCCGTCGTGGCCCGCGACGTCACGGTCTCCGGCAACACGTCCGCCGCCTCGATCCCGCTGGCGCTCTCCAAGCTCGTCGAGGACCGCACGATCCCGCGGGGCGCCCCGGTGCTGCTGCTCGGCTTCGGCGGCGGCCTGTCCTGGGCCGCTCAGGTCGTGGCCTGCCCGTAG
- a CDS encoding NAD(P)-dependent oxidoreductase, with translation MDDTLSVAVLGTGLMGAGMARNLAAAGLEVRAWNRTLARAEPLAAAGVHITGDPVEAVRGADAVVTMLLDGPSVLRTMREASPGLREGVVWAQMCTVGPDALAPLAALARERGAHFVDAPVLGTRSAAEAGRLTVLAAGPEAARPVAGRVFDAVGRKVLWLGDDGGKGTASSLKLVLNSWVLAVTNGAAEAMALAKGLDVDPRNFFEALDGGPLDLPYLRLKAEAMLSGDFAPNFTVDGALKDARLIVAAGEAHGVQLDVAAAGAERFSRAAGQGHGGEDMAASYFASFDT, from the coding sequence ATGGACGACACACTTTCCGTAGCGGTGCTCGGCACCGGCCTCATGGGCGCGGGCATGGCGCGCAATCTCGCCGCCGCCGGGCTCGAAGTGCGCGCCTGGAACCGCACCCTCGCGCGGGCCGAGCCGCTGGCCGCCGCCGGAGTGCACATCACCGGCGACCCGGTCGAGGCGGTCCGCGGCGCGGACGCCGTCGTCACCATGCTGCTCGACGGCCCGTCCGTGCTGCGGACGATGCGGGAGGCGTCCCCCGGGCTGCGCGAGGGCGTGGTGTGGGCCCAGATGTGCACCGTCGGGCCCGACGCGCTGGCGCCGCTGGCGGCCCTGGCCCGCGAGCGCGGCGCGCACTTCGTCGACGCGCCCGTGCTCGGCACCCGGTCGGCCGCGGAAGCGGGTCGGTTGACGGTGCTGGCGGCCGGCCCGGAGGCCGCCCGGCCGGTGGCGGGCCGGGTCTTCGACGCGGTCGGGCGCAAGGTCCTGTGGCTGGGCGACGACGGCGGGAAGGGAACGGCCAGCAGCCTCAAGCTGGTTCTCAACAGCTGGGTGCTGGCGGTCACCAACGGCGCGGCCGAGGCGATGGCCCTGGCCAAGGGCCTGGACGTGGACCCCCGGAACTTCTTCGAGGCGCTCGACGGCGGCCCGCTCGACCTGCCCTATCTGCGTCTGAAGGCCGAGGCGATGCTCAGCGGCGACTTCGCACCGAACTTCACGGTCGACGGCGCGCTGAAGGACGCCCGGCTCATCGTCGCCGCGGGCGAGGCGCACGGCGTCCAGCTGGACGTGGCCGCCGCGGGCGCGGAGCGCTTCAGCCGCGCGGCCGGCCAGGGGCACGGCGGCGAGGACATGGCGGCCTCGTACTTCGCGAGCTTCGACACGTAG